In Thermodesulfobacteriota bacterium, one DNA window encodes the following:
- a CDS encoding DUF5049 domain-containing protein has protein sequence MEITKEAMEQYEKVRASGICNMFDMNCVATVSKKLKFKELYKIVQSRKEYGNLLENFSVLMKKYGIKQR, from the coding sequence GTGGAAATAACAAAAGAAGCAATGGAACAATATGAGAAAGTTAGGGCAAGCGGGATTTGTAATATGTTTGATATGAATTGTGTCGCTACGGTATCCAAGAAGCTGAAATTCAAAGAATTATACAAGATAGTTCAAAGCAGGAAAGAATATGGAAATTTATTGGAGAATTTCAGCGTTCTAATGAAAAAATATGGAATAAAACAGAGATAA